One segment of Salvelinus fontinalis isolate EN_2023a chromosome 12, ASM2944872v1, whole genome shotgun sequence DNA contains the following:
- the LOC129867583 gene encoding ATP synthase mitochondrial F1 complex assembly factor 1-like isoform X1: MCDDGEGGKMAAAMVQMSCLYRGMLAVRATGVRPHIPGLVPSQFRAFSVKKEKEPELEDNPYYNKYQEKIRKLRSAKPQEFNARLEKRNEIKREPLGHSKQSEFVKLMEQELAKRDNQADGSGRFTKDKFIAQTLGSILNLDLIQDKSGEEIAELWRQYYATKDTISAVIPFLYALPQKEGYEFFLGQWSDHELHFTSLINVQTMGEHAPSQLILYHYSDLQKDKGVVLMTAEMDPKFMTVHLAQCLANQVQLFYGTQRQEIFRLVETFNHKPADFKHMAVIAELEQSGVNPALSSGN, translated from the exons ATGTGCGACGACGGCGAAGGGGGGAAGATGGCGGCGGCCATGGTGCAAATGTCTTGTTTGTACCGTGGGATGCTAGCGGTCAGGGCAACTGGAGTCCGACCGCACATCCCAGGCCTGGTGCCGTCGCAGTTTCGAGCATTTTCTGTGAAGAAGGAGAAAGAGCCGGAACTGGAGGACAATCCatattataataaatatcaggaAAAGATCAGAAAGCTACGGAG TGCCAAACCGCAGGAGTTCAATGCTCGACTCGAGAAGCGAAATGAAATTAAACGGGAGCCACTCGGACACTCCAAACAATCAGAGTTCGTCAAACTCATGGAGCAGGAG TTAGCGAAGCGTGACAACCAGGCTGATGGTTCAGGCAGATTCACCAAAGACAAG TTTATTGCACAGACCCTAGGATCTATCCTGAACTTGGACTTGATCCAGGATAAGTCAGGAGAAGAAATTGCAGAG CTTTGGAGGCAGTATTATGCCACAAAAGACACCATAAGCGCTGTCATACCA TTCCTGTATGCGTTACCCCAAAAGGAGGGCTATGAATTTTTCCTGGGGCAGTGGTCGGACCACGAGCTGCATTTCACGTCCCTGATCAATGTCCAG ACCATGGGAGAGCACGCCCCCAGTCAGTTGATCCTCTACCACTATTCTGACCTGCAGAAAGACAAGGGTGTAGTGCTCATGACTGCCGAGATGGACCCTAAGTTCATG ACAGTACATCTGGCTCAGTGCTTGGCCAATCAGGTGCAGCTGTTCTACGGAACCCAGCGGCAGGAGATTTTTCGATTGGTGGAGACCTTCAACCACAAACCAGCTGACTTTAAGCACAtggcagtgatcgctgagttGGAACAGAGTGGCGTCAATCCTGCGCTCTCCTCTGGGAACTAG
- the LOC129867583 gene encoding ATP synthase mitochondrial F1 complex assembly factor 1-like isoform X2, with product MCDDGEGGKMAAAMVQMSCLYRGMLAVRATGVRPHIPGLVPSQFRAFSVKKEKEPELEDNPYYNKYQEKIRKLRSAKPQEFNARLEKRNEIKREPLGHSKQSEFVKLMEQELAKRDNQADGSGRFTKDKTLGSILNLDLIQDKSGEEIAELWRQYYATKDTISAVIPFLYALPQKEGYEFFLGQWSDHELHFTSLINVQTMGEHAPSQLILYHYSDLQKDKGVVLMTAEMDPKFMTVHLAQCLANQVQLFYGTQRQEIFRLVETFNHKPADFKHMAVIAELEQSGVNPALSSGN from the exons ATGTGCGACGACGGCGAAGGGGGGAAGATGGCGGCGGCCATGGTGCAAATGTCTTGTTTGTACCGTGGGATGCTAGCGGTCAGGGCAACTGGAGTCCGACCGCACATCCCAGGCCTGGTGCCGTCGCAGTTTCGAGCATTTTCTGTGAAGAAGGAGAAAGAGCCGGAACTGGAGGACAATCCatattataataaatatcaggaAAAGATCAGAAAGCTACGGAG TGCCAAACCGCAGGAGTTCAATGCTCGACTCGAGAAGCGAAATGAAATTAAACGGGAGCCACTCGGACACTCCAAACAATCAGAGTTCGTCAAACTCATGGAGCAGGAG TTAGCGAAGCGTGACAACCAGGCTGATGGTTCAGGCAGATTCACCAAAGACAAG ACCCTAGGATCTATCCTGAACTTGGACTTGATCCAGGATAAGTCAGGAGAAGAAATTGCAGAG CTTTGGAGGCAGTATTATGCCACAAAAGACACCATAAGCGCTGTCATACCA TTCCTGTATGCGTTACCCCAAAAGGAGGGCTATGAATTTTTCCTGGGGCAGTGGTCGGACCACGAGCTGCATTTCACGTCCCTGATCAATGTCCAG ACCATGGGAGAGCACGCCCCCAGTCAGTTGATCCTCTACCACTATTCTGACCTGCAGAAAGACAAGGGTGTAGTGCTCATGACTGCCGAGATGGACCCTAAGTTCATG ACAGTACATCTGGCTCAGTGCTTGGCCAATCAGGTGCAGCTGTTCTACGGAACCCAGCGGCAGGAGATTTTTCGATTGGTGGAGACCTTCAACCACAAACCAGCTGACTTTAAGCACAtggcagtgatcgctgagttGGAACAGAGTGGCGTCAATCCTGCGCTCTCCTCTGGGAACTAG